Proteins encoded together in one Nyctibius grandis isolate bNycGra1 chromosome 1, bNycGra1.pri, whole genome shotgun sequence window:
- the MAP1LC3C gene encoding microtubule-associated proteins 1A/1B light chain 3C, which translates to MQAVPGAQAARPFKLRKSFATRLEEVAGIRAKFPTKIPVIVERYHKEKYLPLLDKTKFLVPEELTMMQFITIIRSRMALTATQAFYLLVNNKSLASMSLTMAEVYRDYKDEDGFVYMTYASQEMFGCLLAAQRKIMECLQET; encoded by the exons ATGCAGGCAGTGCCCGGGGCGCAGGCGGCCAGGCCGTTCAAGCTGAGGAAGAGTTTCG CCACCCGGCTGGAAGAAGTAGCAGGAATCCGGGCGAAGTTCCCAACAAAAATCCCG GTAATTGTTGAGAGATACCATAAAGAGAAATACCTTCCTCTCTTGGACAAAACCAAGTTTCTTGTTCCCGAGGAGCTGACCATGATGCAGTTCATAACCATCATCAG AAGCAGGATGGCTCTAACCGCTACACAAGCTTTTTACCTGCTGGTGAACAACAAAAGCCTAGCCAGTATGTCCTTGACAATGGCAGAAGTGTACAGGGACTACAAAGATGAAGATGGCTTTGTGTATATGACATATGCTTCCCAGGAGATGTTTGGATGTTTACTTGCTGCTCAAAGGAAAATTATGGAATGCCTTCAAGAAACTTAA